The window GAGCAGGTCCGCGGCCTCGTCGGCGGCCATCTCCTCGACGACGCGCGTCGCGCGCTCCTCGCCCATCCCCTCGATGAGGTCGACCTGCGTCTCGGTGTCCATCTGCTCGAGGGCGTCGGCGGCGACCTCGGGGCCGAGGGCCTCGAGGACGGCCTGCTGCTTGTGCATGTCGAGGTCCTCGAGGATCTCGGCCAGCTCCGCCGGGTGCAACCCGGCCAGCGGCTGGCGCTTCTCGGAGAGGCGCAGCACCTGTCGGGCGCCGTCGCGGTGGAAGTGCCCGAGCGGCTGCACGTACTTCCAGGCGATGAGGTGCTCCTGCAGGCGGTAGTCGAAGAGCGCGCCCGCCAGCGCGTTCACCGCGGGGAGCCACCCGAGACGCCGGAAGAGGCCGCTGGCACCGACGTCGACGTGGATCAGCCGCAGGTCGTTGTCCATGCGCAGCAGGTGCAGGTCGTTGACGCGCACGACGCGCGCCCCGAAGGTGTCGATGATCTGGCGGTCGAGGACGTGCCGGCGCGCGTGCAGGGCGCCCTCGGGAGGTGCCGCGCCGGAGGCGGCCGCGCCGGCCGCGACGACGATCTCGCCCTTGAGGGAGGTGACGCTCCACCAGGGCACGTAAAACGGCGGCCTGCGGCCGCGGCGCACCATCATCCCGACCACCGGGGGGTAGAGCTCCTCGGCGTTCGCGATCAGGTCGACGGGCCGGCCGAGCACCTGGCCGTCGCCGGCGTCCCGCACCCGCATCGCGAACAGCTCGGTGAGATAGACGAACACTTCTCGCGCCTCCCGTTTCGCGCCGATTATGGCCAACCGCCGGGCGAACGCAAGGCAATTCGACCGCGGCGCACCGCCCCGAACGCGAGACGCACGCCGCCGGGCCGCGGCCCGCTTGCGCGCGGGGGTGCCGGCGCGCGAGAATGTCGCGGGCGGATGGCCGCGGCCATCCTTCACGAGGAGGAGACACATGCCACTGACGCGGCTGACATCGGGGCAGGGCAGAACTTTCGCGACATCGGTCATCGCGGCGGCGCTCGCGTCTCTGGCGCTTCTCGCGGTCGCCGCGCCGGCCGGTGCAGCGGACCTGGGCCTGCGACTCGGCTACTACGCGGGAAAGGATGCCGACGAGCCGGTCCCCGTGATCGGCGCCTACGGCCGCGTGGACGTCCCCGGGCCGGTCAACCTCGAACTCTCGGCGGACTACCGGAGCGAGTCGTTGCTCGACGGCGCGCTGGAGGCGAAGGTGGTGCCGGTGCGGGCCTCCGCGGTCCTGAACCCGTTCCCCGTCGTCGGTCCCTACCTGCTGGCGGGCGTCGGCGCGGACTTCACGTCGATCAGCTTCCACCAGAGGCTGGCGGCGCAAGGCGACGAGTCGGCCCTGGCGCTCGAGCTGCACGCTGGCGGCGGTCTCGAGTTGAGCCTCGGCCTGGTGAGCGTCGCCGCCGAGCTGCGCTACTGCGCGGTGGAGCGCGTCTCGAACGACCCGGTCGAGGCCGCCCTCGGGCACGCCTACGACCCGAGCGGCTGGTACGCCTCCCTTTCCGCCGCCATATCATTCTAGCGCCGGGCTTCCGGAGGCCCTTTTCCGCCCTGGCGGCGTCGGCCGCTCGCTCCGCTCGTGCGGCGACCACCAGGTCGCCTCCTCGCGAGCTTGCGGCCTTCCTTGCCAGGACGAAAAATGGCGCTCCGGCAGCGCCGGCGCAGCCAGGGCTCTTCCAGGATGGAGATCTTGTCCAAGCTGCACGGCCGGGCGCCGAGAAGGGTCCAGATGCAAGGCGCGCGACGAA of the bacterium genome contains:
- a CDS encoding CBS domain-containing protein yields the protein MFVYLTELFAMRVRDAGDGQVLGRPVDLIANAEELYPPVVGMMVRRGRRPPFYVPWWSVTSLKGEIVVAAGAAASGAAPPEGALHARRHVLDRQIIDTFGARVVRVNDLHLLRMDNDLRLIHVDVGASGLFRRLGWLPAVNALAGALFDYRLQEHLIAWKYVQPLGHFHRDGARQVLRLSEKRQPLAGLHPAELAEILEDLDMHKQQAVLEALGPEVAADALEQMDTETQVDLIEGMGEERATRVVEEMAADEAADLLSELEEEKAETILEGMEAERSVEVRELLAHEEDTAGSLMTTDFIALKTGYTVDQTIAVLRQEARDAESIYYLYVLDELGHLVGVVTLRGLIVASPERRLDELMSTRVVSVTVDEHKGEAAELFAKYRFRALPVVDGEGVMKGIITVDDVLEDVAPELAR